A single genomic interval of Zobellia nedashkovskayae harbors:
- a CDS encoding purine-cytosine permease family protein, giving the protein MNASEDYSALKELNEEQLPISKHKLHGWAHFLGLYAGEHVAATEFVIGATFVALGASTTDIILGLLVGNILAILSWTFITAPIAVDTRQSLYTYLNKIAGDSMTKLYNWANVIIFTVISAAMITVSSTAVRFAFDIPAQLNWYPTNAFFVIVVLLVGTIVVFVAMYGFKAVSEFSSICAPWLFVMFSSGALVLMPALSEAVIGKTELNGWSDFLLIGDQSIWTGINSAGEPGIGLLEVIGFAWAANTITHFGLIDMALLRYAKKSSYGLATSSGMLFGHFVAWISAGIMGAGTAVLLKKSITELDPGDVAYYALGLSGFVIVIIAGWTTANANLYRAGLAAQAIFYKHSRRKTTMVVGIVTVVVACFPFVFTQMLPLLTYAGLLVVPVGAIVFAEHVIFPRIGLTRYWVSYKNLKTSVPAVASWGLGLVFGFGLNAMNVISFYYLFIPTWIFTILLYTLLAKKYGAAESYPEEEALDKQRNEKIIAYQDEQAENDPPHLDDKSGFTKLLRVVAYGSLIITMVLAIITMFWSPDMAQYEINRDIFYTYAFICTLTYFATAYWVLQRKKVLNKSDH; this is encoded by the coding sequence ATGAACGCTTCGGAAGATTATAGCGCATTAAAAGAACTGAATGAGGAACAGCTACCAATTTCAAAACATAAATTACATGGTTGGGCACATTTTTTAGGCTTATATGCAGGTGAGCATGTTGCAGCCACGGAATTTGTTATTGGCGCGACCTTTGTTGCGCTTGGGGCCAGTACTACAGATATAATATTGGGCCTCTTAGTTGGTAATATTTTAGCGATTTTAAGCTGGACCTTCATTACTGCGCCTATTGCGGTAGATACCCGCCAGAGCCTTTACACCTATTTGAATAAAATAGCAGGCGATTCAATGACCAAGCTATACAATTGGGCTAACGTAATTATATTCACCGTAATATCTGCGGCCATGATTACAGTTTCATCCACAGCAGTTAGATTCGCATTTGATATCCCGGCACAACTCAATTGGTATCCTACAAATGCATTTTTTGTGATAGTGGTGCTTTTAGTGGGTACTATAGTTGTTTTTGTAGCCATGTACGGTTTTAAGGCTGTTTCTGAATTTTCCAGTATTTGTGCCCCTTGGCTTTTTGTTATGTTTAGTAGCGGAGCTCTTGTGCTTATGCCTGCTTTATCTGAGGCGGTTATAGGTAAAACCGAACTAAACGGGTGGAGCGACTTTTTACTTATCGGGGACCAATCTATTTGGACCGGTATAAACAGTGCTGGAGAACCCGGCATAGGTCTACTGGAAGTTATAGGATTTGCATGGGCGGCAAACACCATTACTCACTTTGGGTTAATAGATATGGCATTACTCCGTTATGCAAAGAAAAGTTCATATGGTCTAGCTACCAGTTCGGGTATGTTGTTCGGACATTTTGTTGCGTGGATCAGTGCAGGTATTATGGGTGCAGGTACGGCTGTTTTATTAAAGAAAAGCATTACTGAACTTGACCCTGGCGATGTGGCATACTACGCACTTGGCCTTTCTGGTTTTGTTATCGTTATCATTGCTGGATGGACCACCGCCAATGCCAACCTTTATAGAGCAGGATTAGCTGCACAGGCCATATTCTACAAACATTCAAGAAGAAAAACAACTATGGTGGTGGGTATAGTTACCGTTGTGGTGGCGTGCTTCCCATTCGTATTTACACAAATGCTCCCCTTATTGACTTACGCAGGACTGTTGGTTGTACCTGTTGGTGCCATTGTTTTTGCTGAGCATGTAATTTTTCCGCGTATAGGTCTTACCAGATATTGGGTATCCTATAAAAACTTAAAAACTAGTGTTCCTGCCGTGGCTTCTTGGGGGCTAGGATTGGTCTTTGGTTTTGGTCTCAACGCCATGAACGTTATATCTTTCTATTATTTATTTATTCCTACCTGGATATTTACCATCTTACTCTATACACTTTTGGCAAAGAAATATGGTGCAGCAGAAAGTTACCCAGAAGAAGAAGCACTTGACAAACAACGAAATGAGAAAATAATAGCTTACCAAGATGAACAAGCTGAAAATGACCCTCCTCATTTGGATGATAAATCCGGGTTTACCAAACTACTACGTGTAGTTGCCTATGGCAGCTTAATCATTACTATGGTTCTTGCTATTATCACCATGTTCTGGAGCCCAGATATGGCGCAATACGAAATTAACCGGGATATTTTTTACACCTATGCATTTATCTGCACATTAACGTATTTTGCAACGGCCTATTGGGTGTTACAAAGAAAAAAAGTATTGAACAAAAGCGACCATTAA
- a CDS encoding DUF4962 domain-containing protein, whose product MYKKVSIFSLLLNLLLTSFTFAQDTQELEAEQAANEKLKGESVLVSLMKTKNSSLKKELEGVHPRIFLTQSEIEGLKDKTKSQKELWQTALSRVRAMTIEPTPAPAQDRRVQNPVGLGIPEAALAYKITGEKKYLDAAKKYMEAALSYNVWGYLYNKPDVDLAAGHLLYGLGWGYDLLYHDLTPTEREKYKAKLIRQARLLYDFYKPKSGKTYAYSQNHTFIPMTGLAVAAYALQGETPEADDWAALPRAIYEGVLGTYSDDGFYYEGIEYWIFSTPWLIHYLDVQLHATGEDLFEAAPGLKLIHKYIAHATLPGGEFHFDYGDTYTGGLTRSKKSEDYGRERIDGHFQSSYNILYNLANKFQNGEAQGVANWLKEKGQVSAEEMWTFIWYNPTVKTIPIEKQETWHYFKDHDVVFWRTSWNNDATAFSFKCGPSEGHSALEKQIKYPEWRLSSGHAHPDAGSFIIWANGEYLTGDSGYEGLTMTQSHNTLVFDGKGQNHEGEGHDIFYGIPYERINKIRIVDAQLDANQISILADVTAAYEPEVGVKKFTRKFEFKAPGSFTITDDVETNSPKIITSFLHADNAINQISENTFEFEPKETSLLVKIIAPKIFETKVDANILTAPGKPGFVDEGGDEERGVKLAITTKEKVSAAEFAMKLTIKKEK is encoded by the coding sequence ATGTACAAGAAAGTATCTATTTTTTCCCTCCTCCTAAACTTATTGCTAACGAGTTTCACATTTGCTCAAGACACGCAAGAACTCGAAGCCGAACAGGCTGCAAATGAAAAATTAAAAGGTGAAAGCGTGCTTGTTAGTTTGATGAAGACAAAAAATTCTTCATTGAAAAAAGAACTTGAAGGTGTGCATCCAAGAATTTTTCTAACACAATCTGAAATTGAAGGGTTAAAAGATAAAACCAAATCACAAAAAGAACTCTGGCAAACTGCTCTTTCCAGGGTTAGGGCCATGACTATTGAACCAACACCTGCACCAGCACAGGACCGCAGGGTTCAAAATCCAGTCGGACTAGGAATTCCCGAAGCAGCTCTTGCCTATAAAATAACAGGCGAAAAAAAATACTTAGATGCAGCCAAGAAATATATGGAAGCTGCACTTTCCTATAACGTTTGGGGCTATCTATATAACAAACCAGATGTTGATCTAGCTGCCGGCCATCTACTTTATGGCTTGGGTTGGGGGTACGATTTACTTTACCACGATTTAACTCCTACTGAACGCGAAAAATACAAGGCAAAATTAATACGACAGGCTAGGTTGTTGTATGATTTTTATAAGCCAAAATCAGGCAAAACATACGCTTATAGTCAAAATCATACCTTTATTCCCATGACCGGTTTGGCAGTTGCCGCGTATGCACTACAAGGTGAAACGCCTGAAGCAGATGATTGGGCTGCTTTACCACGAGCAATTTATGAAGGTGTTTTAGGAACCTATTCTGATGACGGGTTTTACTATGAAGGTATTGAATATTGGATTTTTTCCACACCATGGCTTATTCATTATTTAGATGTGCAATTGCATGCTACAGGAGAGGACCTATTTGAAGCAGCACCAGGTTTAAAATTGATTCATAAATATATAGCCCACGCAACATTACCAGGCGGTGAATTCCATTTTGATTATGGTGATACCTACACCGGTGGACTTACACGATCTAAAAAAAGTGAAGACTATGGTCGAGAACGTATAGACGGTCACTTTCAGAGTAGTTATAATATTTTATATAATCTTGCCAACAAATTTCAAAACGGGGAAGCACAAGGTGTTGCCAATTGGCTGAAGGAGAAAGGGCAAGTAAGCGCAGAAGAAATGTGGACTTTTATTTGGTATAACCCTACCGTAAAAACTATACCTATTGAAAAACAAGAAACATGGCACTATTTCAAAGACCACGATGTTGTTTTTTGGCGAACAAGTTGGAACAATGATGCTACTGCATTTTCATTTAAATGTGGACCTTCCGAAGGTCACTCTGCATTAGAAAAACAGATAAAATATCCAGAATGGCGTTTATCTAGCGGTCATGCACATCCAGACGCAGGCAGTTTTATCATTTGGGCCAACGGAGAATATTTAACCGGAGATTCTGGTTACGAAGGACTCACAATGACACAAAGTCACAACACTCTTGTATTTGACGGAAAAGGACAGAATCATGAAGGTGAAGGGCATGATATTTTTTACGGTATTCCTTATGAGAGAATCAATAAAATTAGAATTGTAGATGCTCAGTTAGATGCTAATCAAATTTCTATTTTAGCAGATGTTACCGCAGCGTACGAACCTGAGGTTGGGGTAAAAAAATTCACTCGTAAGTTTGAATTTAAGGCTCCGGGTAGTTTTACCATAACCGATGATGTTGAAACAAATTCCCCTAAAATTATCACTTCGTTTTTACACGCAGATAATGCTATAAATCAGATTTCAGAGAACACATTTGAATTTGAGCCTAAAGAAACGAGCCTTTTGGTAAAAATTATCGCTCCTAAAATATTTGAAACAAAAGTGGATGCTAATATTTTAACGGCACCAGGAAAACCAGGATTTGTAGACGAAGGTGGTGATGAAGAAAGAGGTGTAAAGCTGGCAATCACAACAAAGGAAAAGGTTTCTGCAGCTGAATTTGCAATGAAGTTAACCATTAAGAAAGAAAAATAA
- a CDS encoding PLP-dependent aminotransferase family protein, with protein MGDSKLLNYIKEVLENMPAGWLNLTTHRLDIYNESLAKTQFLHQFEALFNKANSTQSALNELPTAYDYIRLGHPLSCILEWVIAHLNNLKADNVISFSSKTIPVLAILRKNLLEGNNTQIIYTDDLPTFFNAEVVKRVYGYKFELKKIEKASTITKFDGSTIFISQQEEIGSIDHNPNIDFYVNLNSKLGSILIINGKENESYISDIQHVRRRETIAMTPANSIVALKSIIGQSSTNTKITSTETNKTLVLNSIATVTGSNTKALLASSGLSMQYAIMMGLIHDALDNHKGKAIKIIVPPNCYGGTNDQARRVAACIDNVEIVDLLVDGANDMVQSIDTILNNIAHEDAVPYIIAEIPTNPRVEVPNLINLKAVLSQERKTDSGEIAIDPVFILDQTFCPNVHFLGENAILSTIRTISYVSGSKFPSGGQCTAGYCVGNTKTEALMDKIDMHLRLCDNEATDYQVEILAKQLPSMNERIYDAYKNTREFVNYIHETLPGAKINFVSEELASEGFTPSVFSLDLPTKGNTPEEKEAYKRALNLKLINLMITEIPNESKFCVSYGQLNGCYWTIPATSTQGTTKEGDKDYIVRVSLSPSLDLDHHKKVFLKFVESI; from the coding sequence ATGGGAGATAGTAAACTGCTAAATTATATTAAAGAAGTACTGGAAAATATGCCTGCTGGATGGTTGAATCTAACAACCCACAGGCTAGATATTTATAATGAAAGTTTAGCTAAAACTCAATTTTTACATCAGTTTGAAGCCTTATTTAATAAAGCCAATTCCACTCAATCCGCCCTAAATGAGTTACCCACCGCTTACGACTATATTAGATTGGGCCACCCTTTATCTTGTATTCTAGAGTGGGTAATTGCTCACTTAAATAATCTGAAAGCAGATAATGTAATTAGCTTTTCATCAAAGACGATTCCCGTTTTAGCCATTTTAAGAAAAAACTTGTTAGAAGGTAACAACACCCAAATCATCTATACAGATGACTTGCCAACATTTTTTAATGCCGAAGTTGTAAAGCGGGTGTATGGCTATAAGTTTGAATTGAAAAAAATTGAAAAAGCTTCAACTATTACAAAGTTTGATGGCAGTACCATCTTCATTTCGCAACAAGAAGAAATTGGTTCAATTGACCATAATCCAAATATTGATTTTTACGTCAACCTTAATTCTAAACTAGGCAGTATCCTAATTATAAATGGTAAGGAAAATGAGAGTTATATTTCAGATATTCAGCATGTAAGAAGAAGGGAAACTATTGCCATGACACCGGCAAATTCTATAGTTGCCTTAAAGTCAATCATCGGGCAATCTTCTACCAATACTAAGATAACCAGCACGGAGACTAACAAAACGCTAGTCTTAAATTCAATTGCAACCGTTACTGGTTCCAATACAAAGGCATTACTTGCTTCTAGCGGACTTTCTATGCAGTATGCCATTATGATGGGTCTAATTCATGATGCTTTAGACAACCATAAAGGAAAGGCTATAAAAATCATTGTTCCGCCTAATTGTTATGGTGGCACCAATGACCAAGCAAGACGTGTAGCTGCTTGTATTGACAATGTAGAAATCGTGGATTTACTTGTGGATGGTGCTAATGATATGGTACAGAGTATTGACACCATTTTAAATAACATAGCTCACGAAGATGCCGTTCCCTACATCATTGCAGAAATCCCAACAAACCCTAGAGTAGAAGTTCCAAACCTCATTAACTTAAAGGCTGTTTTGAGTCAAGAGCGAAAAACGGATAGTGGTGAGATTGCAATTGATCCCGTTTTTATTCTAGATCAAACATTTTGTCCTAATGTTCACTTTCTAGGCGAGAATGCCATCCTATCTACCATTAGAACCATTTCATATGTTAGTGGCTCTAAATTTCCTAGCGGCGGCCAATGTACTGCTGGCTATTGCGTAGGAAATACAAAAACGGAAGCTTTGATGGACAAAATAGACATGCATTTAAGACTTTGCGATAATGAAGCTACAGATTATCAAGTTGAAATATTGGCAAAGCAATTACCTTCTATGAATGAAAGAATTTATGATGCTTATAAAAACACTCGCGAATTTGTAAACTATATCCACGAGACCTTACCAGGAGCAAAAATCAATTTTGTTTCAGAAGAACTGGCATCAGAAGGGTTCACGCCATCTGTTTTTTCATTAGACCTGCCCACTAAAGGTAATACCCCTGAGGAAAAAGAAGCGTATAAGAGAGCGCTAAACCTGAAGTTAATCAACTTAATGATTACCGAAATTCCTAACGAGAGCAAGTTCTGTGTGAGCTACGGGCAGTTAAACGGTTGTTACTGGACAATACCCGCCACTTCTACTCAAGGAACGACTAAAGAGGGCGATAAAGATTACATCGTAAGAGTATCACTTTCACCAAGTTTGGACCTTGACCATCACAAAAAAGTGTTTTTAAAATTTGTTGAAAGTATTTAA
- a CDS encoding DEAD/DEAH box helicase, translated as MNTFEDFKIKKQLQKAIVDLGFDEPTPIQQESYSPILGGTDFVGIAQTGTGKTIAFLLPILQDLKYSDQKHPRVLILAPTRELVIQIVEQIEKLTPYLSVRALGVYGGSNNINNQKRAVAEGQDIIVGTPRRLYDLVLANVLRLKSIKKLVIDEVDVMLDFGYKTQLRNIFEYLPTKRQNILFSATMTTYVDQLMNDFLVNPVKKTISISGTPLESISQEAYAVPNFYTKANLLHHLLEDKDEYNKVLIFVGSKISADRLAETLENFESEISVIHSSKEQNHRTKSIEKFENGKSRILIATDVIARGIDIDKISTVISFDTPYYPENYIHRIGRTGRAGEQGRSILFYNEKETELKEAIESLMNYKIPFNEFPKEVEISSELTPEEDVKPVDPHAELADDDSPIQKGASFHKKSAKNSKVQAEVKSYERKIKKKYKKPQKRGDKIQNKNSSKKKW; from the coding sequence ATGAATACTTTCGAAGATTTCAAAATTAAAAAGCAGTTACAAAAGGCTATTGTAGATTTAGGGTTTGATGAACCAACACCTATTCAACAAGAGTCTTATTCCCCCATCCTTGGCGGCACTGATTTTGTTGGTATTGCCCAAACCGGAACTGGAAAGACAATTGCATTCCTTCTACCTATTTTGCAGGATTTGAAATATTCTGATCAAAAACACCCTAGGGTTTTAATCCTAGCGCCTACTAGAGAACTAGTAATTCAAATAGTAGAGCAAATAGAAAAACTAACGCCATATCTAAGTGTAAGGGCACTGGGTGTGTACGGAGGCTCTAACAATATAAACAATCAGAAAAGAGCTGTAGCGGAAGGTCAAGATATTATTGTAGGTACGCCTAGAAGATTATATGACTTGGTGCTTGCTAATGTGTTGCGATTAAAATCAATTAAAAAATTGGTTATTGATGAAGTTGATGTTATGTTAGATTTTGGCTATAAAACGCAGCTAAGGAACATCTTTGAGTATCTACCAACAAAGCGTCAGAACATCCTTTTTTCTGCCACTATGACTACTTACGTAGACCAATTGATGAACGATTTCCTAGTTAACCCGGTTAAAAAAACCATTTCTATAAGTGGTACACCTTTGGAAAGTATTAGTCAAGAAGCCTATGCTGTTCCTAATTTCTATACCAAGGCCAACTTATTACATCATCTGTTAGAAGATAAAGATGAGTACAACAAAGTATTAATCTTTGTGGGTAGCAAGATCAGTGCAGATAGACTTGCTGAAACATTAGAAAATTTTGAATCTGAAATTTCTGTAATTCACTCAAGTAAAGAACAAAACCACCGTACAAAATCCATTGAGAAATTTGAAAACGGTAAAAGTAGAATCCTTATCGCGACAGATGTAATTGCTCGTGGTATTGATATTGATAAAATAAGTACGGTAATTAGTTTTGATACACCTTACTATCCTGAAAATTACATCCACCGAATTGGTAGAACCGGTAGAGCTGGTGAACAAGGAAGGTCTATTCTATTTTACAATGAAAAAGAGACCGAATTAAAAGAGGCTATTGAAAGCTTAATGAACTACAAAATACCTTTTAATGAGTTTCCCAAAGAAGTAGAAATTAGCTCTGAACTAACACCTGAAGAAGACGTTAAACCGGTAGACCCTCACGCAGAGTTAGCTGACGATGATTCTCCTATTCAAAAAGGAGCTTCCTTTCATAAGAAATCAGCCAAGAATAGCAAAGTACAAGCAGAGGTAAAAAGCTACGAGAGAAAAATAAAAAAGAAGTACAAAAAGCCACAAAAACGAGGCGATAAAATCCAAAACAAAAACAGTAGCAAGAAGAAGTGGTAA
- a CDS encoding arylamine N-acetyltransferase family protein, translating to MKYISTMDIRPYLNRINFTDSPEVNKRVLYELQKKHLLNIPFENLDIHYGREINLSIAHIYKKIIIENRGGFCYELNGLFHQLLKEIGFNAKLISARVHVQNEEYSPEYDHMAIIVNLENQDYLVDVGFGKFTLEPLELIPNQKITDTLGQFQFDTYEKDYYRINELKSSDLIPQYIFKTDPRELSEFVQRCEFHQTSDESHFSKKKLISITTNEGRITLNNSQLKITKAGIEEEVRFKESEFETKLKHYFDIEIRKDSY from the coding sequence ATGAAATACATTAGCACCATGGATATAAGGCCGTATTTAAACCGAATAAACTTTACTGACTCTCCGGAAGTCAACAAACGTGTTCTTTATGAACTTCAGAAAAAGCACCTTCTAAATATTCCGTTTGAAAATTTGGATATCCACTATGGAAGAGAAATAAATCTTTCAATAGCTCATATTTATAAAAAAATAATCATTGAGAACCGTGGTGGATTCTGTTACGAGCTAAACGGGCTATTTCATCAACTTCTAAAAGAAATTGGTTTTAACGCAAAACTGATTTCAGCTCGCGTTCATGTGCAAAATGAAGAATATAGTCCTGAGTATGACCATATGGCCATTATCGTTAATTTGGAAAACCAAGATTATTTGGTAGATGTTGGTTTTGGAAAGTTTACATTAGAACCGCTAGAATTAATACCAAACCAAAAGATTACCGATACTCTTGGCCAGTTTCAATTCGACACCTATGAAAAGGATTACTACCGCATAAATGAACTAAAAAGCAGTGACTTAATTCCGCAATATATTTTTAAAACTGACCCACGCGAACTTTCTGAATTTGTTCAGAGATGTGAATTCCACCAGACCAGCGATGAATCGCATTTCAGCAAAAAGAAATTAATATCCATTACAACAAATGAAGGAAGAATAACGCTCAATAATTCACAGTTAAAAATTACCAAAGCAGGAATAGAGGAAGAGGTAAGGTTTAAGGAAAGTGAGTTTGAAACAAAATTGAAGCACTACTTTGACATAGAAATTAGAAAAGATAGTTACTAA
- a CDS encoding bile acid:sodium symporter family protein — protein MRLKIDGFVLSVIAVIGIAYVFPQWGTPESKIPIDTISAIGISLIFFFYGLKLSPAKLKAGIKNWKLHVLVQGSTFLIFPLLILVFRPFIQNEAQETIWLAFFFLAALPSTVSSSVVMVSIAKGNIPAAIFNASISGIIGVVLTPLWMGLFVQSAQTDFDFTDIYIKLFVQIILPVVVGILLQRFLGEFAQKHNKRLTLFDKSVILLIIYKSFAESFEGDIFSTVSILDLLMLFVAVLILFGIVFFLTGFLAKKMRFNTADQITAQFCGTKKSLVHGTVFSKIIFGKLASIGIILLPLMLFHAIQLLIISTVASRMSRKNITE, from the coding sequence ATGAGATTAAAGATTGATGGATTTGTGCTATCTGTTATCGCGGTAATTGGCATAGCGTATGTTTTTCCGCAGTGGGGAACACCTGAAAGTAAAATTCCAATCGACACAATTAGTGCTATTGGAATTTCGCTTATATTTTTCTTCTACGGACTTAAATTAAGTCCGGCAAAATTAAAAGCAGGAATTAAGAACTGGAAATTACATGTTCTGGTACAAGGATCTACCTTTTTAATATTTCCGTTATTGATTTTGGTTTTTCGGCCATTTATTCAAAACGAAGCACAGGAAACCATTTGGTTGGCATTTTTTTTCTTGGCAGCATTACCATCAACCGTATCTTCATCTGTTGTAATGGTTTCTATAGCAAAGGGTAATATTCCGGCAGCTATTTTTAATGCCAGTATATCTGGGATAATAGGTGTTGTTCTTACTCCTTTGTGGATGGGCTTGTTTGTTCAGAGTGCGCAGACAGATTTTGATTTCACCGATATTTATATAAAACTATTTGTTCAAATAATTTTACCGGTAGTGGTGGGTATTCTTCTGCAACGCTTTTTGGGAGAATTTGCTCAAAAACATAATAAGCGCTTAACCTTGTTTGATAAGTCTGTAATCCTTCTTATAATCTACAAGAGTTTTGCGGAATCATTTGAAGGAGATATATTCAGTACGGTATCTATTTTGGATTTATTGATGCTTTTTGTAGCCGTTTTGATATTGTTCGGGATTGTGTTTTTCTTAACGGGTTTCTTAGCAAAAAAGATGAGGTTTAATACTGCAGATCAAATTACGGCCCAGTTTTGTGGTACAAAAAAATCATTGGTACACGGAACGGTATTTTCTAAAATAATATTTGGAAAGCTAGCCTCTATAGGCATAATCCTTTTGCCGCTTATGCTATTTCATGCCATACAATTATTAATAATCAGTACGGTGGCATCTAGAATGAGTAGGAAGAATATAACGGAGTAG